In the genome of Streptococcus oralis, one region contains:
- a CDS encoding DUF5082 domain-containing protein, translating into MSDFEEKRLASNAYNRAQASRYESLANQYQKAYDKKKAEIEKLESARKELSKQIQSYSEFRNTVSQYSTTISTDTFKGTRRDTFDKTLSKIATTMNTHQNEHEMNLAKLDAEIAKRKLELGDLGGAIGSAWNAVESFLAAIF; encoded by the coding sequence ATGAGTGATTTTGAAGAAAAGCGGCTTGCTAGTAATGCTTATAATCGAGCGCAAGCGAGTCGCTATGAAAGTTTGGCGAATCAGTACCAGAAAGCATACGATAAGAAAAAAGCAGAGATTGAGAAGTTAGAATCTGCTAGGAAAGAACTTTCTAAGCAAATTCAATCCTATAGTGAGTTCCGCAATACAGTTTCTCAATACTCTACAACTATTTCTACAGATACCTTTAAAGGGACAAGACGTGATACATTTGATAAGACTTTATCGAAAATTGCGACGACGATGAATACGCATCAAAATGAGCATGAAATGAATTTGGCGAAGTTGGATGCAGAGATCGCAAAGCGAAAATTGGAGCTAGGCGATTTAGGTGGTGCTATTGGAAGTGCTTGGAATGCGGTTGAAAGCTTCTTGGCAGCTATTTTTTAG
- a CDS encoding DUF4176 domain-containing protein, giving the protein MSNYLPIGSVVQLQNGDTKVMIINRFPLYNSRGTIGYFDYSACLYPSGNTDNQVYFFNHENIDKIWFEGYIDEAEEQLQEKFIVEKKNISYPRLTLEL; this is encoded by the coding sequence ATGAGTAATTATTTACCTATTGGAAGTGTTGTTCAACTACAGAACGGTGATACTAAAGTGATGATTATAAATCGGTTTCCACTTTACAATAGTCGAGGAACAATTGGATATTTTGACTATTCAGCTTGTCTTTATCCTTCTGGAAATACGGATAATCAAGTTTATTTCTTCAATCATGAAAATATTGACAAGATTTGGTTTGAGGGATATATTGATGAAGCAGAGGAACAGTTGCAGGAGAAATTTATAGTAGAGAAAAAGAATATCTCATATCCAAGATTGACACTTGAGCTTTAG
- a CDS encoding DUF4176 domain-containing protein: protein MKTAEQIWKEYCDGNTAFPTTDFLHQIAFILKNRPEVLGAIVKAFLDKKPNYIYHPRIGADIEVTFLPKEVYICRNETDIMLAKSEFVHFLDGVDKVYSDILPLGTLVEIDKEQLSQELVVSLLGDEPLYVMIMGRKVVFDGAYVDYLAQFWPLGLQAELPPMAIHKTMIKRIIAQGYAESEKESSYVGQLREILMKTAIPSHFYLRLQEELDDENQA from the coding sequence ATGAAGACAGCAGAACAAATTTGGAAAGAGTATTGTGACGGTAATACGGCATTTCCCACTACAGATTTTTTACATCAGATAGCTTTTATTTTAAAAAATCGTCCAGAGGTATTGGGCGCAATCGTAAAAGCTTTTTTGGATAAAAAGCCAAACTATATTTATCATCCGCGGATTGGCGCTGATATTGAAGTGACTTTTTTACCGAAAGAAGTGTATATTTGTCGGAACGAGACAGATATTATGCTAGCTAAAAGTGAATTTGTCCATTTTTTAGATGGGGTTGATAAGGTTTATAGTGACATTCTTCCCTTGGGCACATTGGTTGAGATTGACAAGGAGCAGCTATCTCAAGAGTTAGTAGTGTCACTTTTAGGCGATGAGCCACTTTATGTCATGATTATGGGGCGAAAAGTCGTTTTCGACGGAGCTTATGTGGATTATTTAGCACAGTTCTGGCCACTTGGTCTTCAAGCAGAGCTTCCACCGATGGCGATTCATAAGACCATGATCAAACGAATTATCGCTCAGGGTTATGCGGAATCAGAAAAAGAAAGTTCCTATGTGGGTCAATTACGGGAAATATTGATGAAAACAGCTATTCCTTCCCACTTTTATCTACGATTACAGGAGGAGTTAGACGATGAAAATCAAGCGTAA
- a CDS encoding penicillin-binding protein, translated as MSGQAEIYVQTEEWAGQVGRYHSGVASVRPLSTLPFSYTDLSPFKNFNQAIQNLNTSVIKYRTYVNSQSSNMLRVSENKLLDDRSGADGFQDGIRLK; from the coding sequence ATGTCAGGTCAAGCAGAAATATATGTCCAAACAGAAGAATGGGCTGGACAGGTCGGACGTTATCATTCGGGTGTTGCCTCTGTTCGTCCACTATCTACTCTTCCTTTTTCCTATACAGATTTGTCTCCTTTTAAGAACTTTAATCAAGCTATTCAGAATTTAAATACATCTGTCATAAAATATCGAACTTATGTGAATTCTCAATCCTCTAATATGCTTAGGGTTTCTGAGAATAAGTTGTTGGATGATCGTTCAGGAGCCGATGGATTTCAAGATGGGATTAGATTAAAATGA
- a CDS encoding DUF4176 domain-containing protein codes for MLLPLGSIVYLADGNQKVVIIGRGMIVNQEGADVVFDYTGSVFPDGLNPEEIYYFNEEDFDEVIFEGYRNDEEERYAKLYLQWLEENKEKVVKGRTK; via the coding sequence ATGTTATTACCATTAGGAAGTATTGTTTACCTAGCAGATGGTAACCAGAAAGTTGTGATTATTGGTCGTGGAATGATTGTTAATCAGGAGGGGGCAGATGTTGTTTTTGACTATACAGGCTCTGTTTTTCCAGATGGTCTCAATCCAGAAGAGATTTATTATTTTAACGAAGAAGATTTTGACGAAGTCATATTTGAAGGTTACCGTAACGATGAGGAAGAACGCTATGCAAAGCTTTATCTACAGTGGTTGGAGGAAAACAAGGAGAAAGTGGTAAAAGGAAGAACGAAATAG
- a CDS encoding type VII secretion protein, producing the protein MDKIGISSASWQSVVTSARTKVASVSDIQVTKIGKTTLNRMKSFETLQEQAKKILNDYKDFEMERTSQMITVGEKIVADDKAMAGQFDKNTANVRFK; encoded by the coding sequence ATGGATAAAATAGGAATCAGTTCAGCTTCTTGGCAAAGTGTTGTTACCTCAGCACGGACTAAGGTCGCATCTGTATCAGACATTCAAGTGACAAAGATTGGAAAAACTACCTTGAATCGGATGAAATCTTTTGAGACCCTTCAAGAACAAGCGAAAAAAATTTTGAATGATTATAAGGATTTTGAAATGGAGCGTACTTCTCAAATGATTACGGTGGGTGAAAAGATTGTGGCTGATGATAAAGCTATGGCCGGTCAGTTTGATAAGAATACAGCCAATGTGAGGTTTAAGTAA
- a CDS encoding YwqH-like family protein, whose amino-acid sequence MGRYDSAIANCHAQIRWIRLDIRTYEDKIRRLESANDRIQSQMDVVSKNKTSASDLNKHSTTDFKGTRREDFDKTLAGISDAITTWLTDTEMNCKSIRFKISEYNGNIEDCQTKINSLNSQIEYYHRLNREED is encoded by the coding sequence ATGGGACGATACGATAGTGCTATTGCGAATTGTCATGCGCAAATTCGTTGGATCCGTTTGGATATACGTACTTATGAGGATAAGATAAGACGGTTGGAATCTGCGAATGATCGTATTCAGAGTCAGATGGATGTTGTTAGTAAAAACAAGACTTCTGCGAGTGATTTGAATAAGCACTCTACAACTGATTTCAAGGGAACCCGTCGGGAAGATTTTGATAAAACGTTAGCAGGAATTTCCGATGCGATTACAACTTGGTTGACAGATACAGAAATGAATTGTAAGAGTATTCGCTTTAAAATATCAGAATATAATGGGAATATTGAAGATTGCCAGACCAAAATTAATAGTCTGAATAGCCAGATTGAATACTATCATCGCTTGAATAGGGAGGAGGACTAG
- a CDS encoding DUF4176 domain-containing protein, translating into MVQYDKNKIFTSIITSRTRESFEVDDTLIQLGQQLGMRPQILKGLYKALRKLEDVYEYVPSFGATFTCHFDYENQEAQIHYNQLDQLFSITDLQDFMGIVDSVYSPIYPLGSVVELDLELLPEELQKSLAEGPGPLVTISGRKMPLQEGFDDYVVDYLARIWPLGEMPGMDAFFVSNMMIERLRFEGYSDDWESQFTEDVLRATQLSQQQVSTAFMRSEDFVRYYEPYLNTEEG; encoded by the coding sequence ATGGTTCAATACGATAAGAATAAGATTTTTACAAGTATTATTACTAGCCGTACGAGAGAGTCATTCGAAGTAGATGATACTTTGATTCAACTTGGTCAACAATTAGGAATGCGTCCGCAGATTTTGAAGGGACTCTATAAGGCTCTGAGAAAATTAGAGGATGTCTATGAGTATGTGCCAAGTTTCGGTGCAACTTTTACTTGTCATTTTGATTATGAGAACCAGGAAGCTCAGATCCATTATAATCAACTAGATCAACTATTTTCCATCACGGATTTACAGGATTTCATGGGGATTGTGGACAGTGTCTACAGTCCTATTTATCCTTTAGGTTCTGTTGTTGAGCTAGATTTGGAGCTCTTACCAGAGGAACTCCAGAAAAGCTTAGCGGAGGGGCCAGGACCACTCGTTACGATTTCAGGCCGCAAGATGCCTCTTCAAGAAGGATTTGATGACTACGTGGTAGACTACTTGGCTCGCATCTGGCCTTTGGGTGAGATGCCTGGAATGGATGCTTTTTTCGTAAGTAACATGATGATTGAGCGACTTCGTTTTGAAGGCTATAGTGACGACTGGGAAAGTCAGTTCACAGAGGATGTTTTACGTGCGACTCAACTCTCCCAGCAACAAGTCTCGACTGCCTTTATGCGCAGTGAGGATTTTGTTCGGTATTATGAGCCGTATTTAAACACGGAGGAAGGCTAA
- the essC gene encoding type VII secretion protein EssC: protein MATKGKQATWSQKLSDEEVLWHVFSFKECFEYKELTERAYSINIGESHISITESGLEKDGIPWAGQEEESLVAIPHEQIQIHSFTYPKQDLLFSKEKKADVCLESQALLYLKVKENTYHLSGSSNGAKVYLNGQILEEVDASIQVGDVLVVDCFLFSFREHQIHFLPLSRQYTIQSDHLFEEPYQAEFPYEFPNYRRSPRIYLKEPEDKVEINSPAPEEKLRRGELWRAIVPPVGMVVISGASSVFMQGNALLMMGMASASLLTAGFSVSSYFTNKKEVKEKNQKRNDDYQEYLLETGSQLSRLKAEQKKALTYNFPSVDELVDLVESYNPRIYEKMVTNDDFLKVHLGTGTIDSSYSLRFQPTNRKEDWSRFVEKKLVQPHIKLEDAPIVLSLRDQALGLAGVAPVLRVAVQTLLFQIAALHSYHDVEFVTLVSQEEYENHWREWRWLPHAQMRSLNLRGLIHDDQTRDMILTSFYQMLVKRRQVVREQKQEQIFSPHYVLTILDESWLSGHGLNEFLAEDMNQYGVTVIWGKESLNMLPETVTAVVDYQNGETAKLVNNHHIYVNQDFKPNRLPQNGKLEEAIYRLANLNHIEVEKNSIPDTISFMELYGVKQVEELDVEKRWQAADASKSLAVPLGVRGKDDIVLLNLHERAHGPHGLVAGTTGSGKSEIVQSYILSLAVNFAPEDVGFLPIDFKGGGMANLFAKLPHLMGAITNLDGAGTARALKSIRAELQKRQLLFGKFGVNHINGYTKLYKKGKALSDPEEKKTYPTEPLPHLFLISDEFAELKQNEPEFMAELVSTARIGRSLGVHLILATQKPSGVVDEQIWSNSRFKLALKVADPSDSNEIIKTPDAASITQPGRAYLQVGNNEIYELFQSAWSGADYQPYSDEGNQVDERIWLVNQLGQSELLIDGNDGDYSVEETQERETELEAVIDYINKETERLQVILPEKPWLPPLGEELVGAAIDRQAEWTTPRQLSIPLGMLDLPSAQKQEVYHFDIEELGNTVLYGSPGLGKSTALQTILMNLARRNTPEQVQFNLFDFGTNGLLPIRELPHVADLVRLDEEEKLLKYLKRLDSLMKERKALFTEAGVSSLSQYEQKTGQALPVLLNFFDGYDSVRESPLEEIIESAVNQLLREGASLGIYTLITVLSTSSLRLRMSSTIPNALSFYLVEEGALRTVMGRDALPGQEIVGRAQVKQEEVLELQVYLPIEGKDDIDRLSHLTAEIQSMNQDWQGLRPEAVPMLPSKISTSFFEDHEEVQDMWQRGELPIGFDKESTHPVGFVPKRDGYFELLYDTMQQLEYGEAALLTGLEKVPSHIKKFLVDPTGNYHQSEGLFDQVFVGEEIPGFFMDMQSEVDARTPADLDYPIYILIPEAQALSKLMNLKMTEDAFKALLHKGGTVGLHFIFMGELRQIVNGYMEVDKILKVNVPAGCIGIRFQDQNVVSIKSSFTESVVGVDEYNYFTSRDGYRIKLISE, encoded by the coding sequence ATGGCAACTAAGGGCAAACAAGCGACTTGGAGTCAAAAGCTGTCAGATGAAGAGGTTCTTTGGCATGTGTTTTCGTTTAAAGAATGCTTTGAGTACAAAGAGTTGACTGAAAGGGCCTACTCAATCAATATTGGAGAAAGTCATATCTCAATTACTGAAAGTGGTCTTGAAAAGGACGGAATCCCTTGGGCTGGTCAGGAGGAGGAAAGTCTGGTAGCCATTCCACATGAACAGATTCAGATCCATTCCTTTACCTATCCTAAGCAGGACTTACTCTTTTCTAAGGAGAAGAAAGCAGATGTTTGCCTTGAAAGTCAAGCTCTCCTTTACCTGAAGGTTAAGGAGAATACCTATCATCTCTCTGGATCATCTAATGGAGCTAAGGTTTATCTAAATGGACAAATTCTAGAGGAAGTTGATGCCTCTATTCAGGTAGGGGATGTTTTGGTGGTGGACTGCTTTCTTTTCTCATTTCGAGAACATCAGATCCATTTCCTGCCCTTGAGCAGACAGTACACTATCCAATCTGATCATTTGTTTGAAGAGCCTTATCAAGCTGAGTTTCCATATGAGTTTCCTAATTATCGTAGAAGTCCACGCATTTATCTAAAAGAGCCTGAGGATAAGGTGGAAATCAATTCACCAGCGCCAGAAGAAAAACTTAGACGTGGTGAGCTATGGCGTGCGATCGTACCGCCTGTTGGAATGGTGGTGATTAGCGGAGCATCTAGTGTCTTTATGCAGGGAAATGCCTTGCTTATGATGGGAATGGCCAGTGCCAGTCTCTTGACAGCTGGATTTTCAGTATCGAGCTATTTTACCAACAAAAAGGAAGTCAAAGAGAAGAATCAGAAAAGAAACGATGATTATCAAGAGTATCTCTTAGAGACAGGAAGCCAATTGAGTCGTCTAAAGGCGGAACAAAAGAAAGCCTTGACATATAATTTTCCATCGGTTGATGAATTAGTGGATTTAGTAGAAAGTTACAACCCACGGATTTATGAGAAGATGGTGACAAATGATGACTTTCTAAAGGTTCATTTGGGAACTGGAACGATTGATTCTAGTTATTCCTTACGTTTTCAACCAACCAATCGCAAGGAAGACTGGAGCCGCTTTGTCGAGAAAAAACTGGTACAACCTCATATAAAATTAGAGGATGCGCCTATTGTCCTCTCTCTACGTGATCAGGCTTTGGGATTAGCGGGAGTAGCTCCTGTCTTACGAGTAGCAGTTCAAACGCTATTGTTTCAGATTGCGGCGCTCCATTCCTATCATGATGTAGAGTTTGTGACCTTGGTCTCCCAAGAGGAATACGAGAATCACTGGCGAGAATGGCGCTGGTTGCCTCATGCGCAAATGCGGAGTCTCAATCTACGGGGACTTATTCATGATGACCAGACCAGGGACATGATCTTGACCTCTTTTTACCAGATGTTAGTCAAGCGTCGTCAGGTCGTTCGGGAACAAAAGCAGGAGCAAATCTTCTCGCCGCACTATGTCTTGACGATTTTGGATGAGTCATGGCTGTCAGGACATGGGCTCAATGAATTTCTGGCAGAGGATATGAACCAGTATGGGGTGACGGTTATCTGGGGTAAGGAAAGCCTCAATATGTTGCCTGAGACGGTGACGGCAGTGGTTGATTACCAAAATGGAGAAACAGCCAAGCTCGTCAATAATCATCATATCTATGTCAACCAAGATTTTAAGCCTAATCGTCTGCCTCAAAATGGAAAACTTGAAGAAGCAATTTACCGTTTGGCCAATCTCAATCATATCGAAGTGGAGAAAAACTCGATTCCAGATACGATTTCCTTTATGGAACTCTACGGTGTTAAGCAGGTCGAGGAATTGGATGTGGAGAAACGCTGGCAGGCGGCGGATGCATCTAAGTCTCTCGCTGTACCTCTAGGTGTTCGAGGGAAGGATGATATTGTGCTGCTCAACCTTCATGAGCGTGCCCATGGTCCACACGGACTAGTTGCAGGGACTACCGGCTCTGGTAAGTCTGAGATTGTGCAGAGCTATATTCTGTCTCTAGCTGTTAACTTTGCGCCAGAAGATGTTGGATTTCTTCCGATTGACTTCAAAGGGGGAGGAATGGCCAATCTCTTTGCCAAGCTGCCTCACTTGATGGGTGCTATTACCAACTTGGATGGAGCTGGGACGGCTCGTGCGCTGAAGAGTATTCGTGCGGAACTTCAAAAGCGTCAGCTTCTCTTTGGGAAATTCGGTGTCAACCATATCAATGGCTATACCAAGCTCTATAAAAAAGGGAAGGCACTTAGCGATCCAGAGGAGAAAAAGACCTATCCGACAGAGCCTTTACCCCATCTTTTCCTAATCTCAGATGAGTTTGCGGAGTTGAAGCAAAATGAACCAGAGTTTATGGCAGAACTCGTCTCCACGGCACGTATCGGACGTTCCCTAGGGGTTCACCTGATCCTTGCGACTCAAAAGCCATCTGGAGTGGTGGATGAGCAGATCTGGTCTAATTCTCGCTTTAAGCTGGCGCTCAAGGTTGCCGATCCTTCAGACTCAAATGAGATTATCAAAACGCCAGATGCGGCTAGTATCACTCAGCCTGGTCGTGCTTATCTTCAGGTCGGAAACAATGAAATCTATGAACTCTTCCAGTCAGCATGGAGTGGAGCGGATTATCAGCCTTATAGTGATGAAGGTAATCAAGTAGATGAACGGATTTGGTTAGTGAATCAACTAGGGCAGAGCGAACTCTTGATTGACGGAAATGACGGGGATTACTCGGTTGAAGAGACACAAGAGCGGGAGACAGAGCTTGAAGCTGTGATTGATTATATCAATAAGGAAACGGAGCGTCTGCAAGTCATCCTCCCTGAAAAGCCATGGTTACCACCTCTTGGAGAGGAGCTAGTAGGAGCGGCAATTGACCGTCAGGCAGAGTGGACAACACCACGTCAACTCTCCATTCCACTAGGCATGCTGGATCTGCCAAGTGCTCAAAAGCAGGAGGTCTACCACTTTGATATTGAGGAGTTGGGCAATACCGTCTTATATGGGTCCCCAGGCCTTGGAAAATCAACAGCTCTTCAAACTATCCTCATGAATCTGGCTCGTAGAAATACGCCTGAGCAAGTTCAGTTTAACCTTTTTGATTTTGGGACGAATGGTCTCTTACCAATTAGAGAGTTGCCACATGTGGCGGATCTGGTTCGACTAGATGAGGAAGAAAAGCTCCTCAAGTATCTGAAACGTCTGGATAGTCTTATGAAAGAGCGAAAAGCCCTCTTTACAGAGGCTGGCGTGTCTAGTCTGTCACAGTATGAGCAAAAGACAGGTCAAGCTCTCCCTGTTCTTCTCAACTTCTTTGATGGCTATGACTCAGTACGGGAAAGCCCATTAGAGGAAATCATCGAGTCAGCTGTCAACCAGCTCCTACGTGAGGGAGCTAGTCTGGGTATTTATACTCTGATAACCGTACTCAGCACTAGTAGCTTGCGTTTACGGATGAGCTCGACGATTCCCAATGCTTTGAGCTTTTACTTAGTAGAAGAAGGAGCGCTTCGGACGGTTATGGGACGTGATGCCCTGCCAGGCCAGGAAATTGTCGGCCGTGCTCAGGTGAAACAGGAAGAAGTTCTAGAGTTACAAGTCTATCTGCCGATAGAAGGAAAAGACGATATCGACCGTCTTTCTCACTTAACAGCAGAAATCCAATCGATGAATCAGGACTGGCAAGGCTTACGTCCAGAAGCAGTACCTATGTTGCCAAGTAAGATTTCTACGAGTTTCTTTGAAGATCACGAGGAAGTTCAGGATATGTGGCAAAGAGGCGAGTTGCCAATTGGTTTTGACAAAGAAAGTACACACCCGGTTGGCTTTGTGCCAAAACGAGACGGCTACTTTGAGCTTCTCTATGATACTATGCAGCAGCTAGAATATGGCGAAGCAGCGCTTCTGACAGGCTTAGAAAAAGTGCCTAGTCACATTAAAAAGTTCTTGGTGGATCCAACAGGAAACTACCATCAGTCGGAAGGGCTGTTCGACCAAGTATTTGTGGGCGAGGAAATCCCTGGTTTCTTTATGGATATGCAGTCTGAAGTGGATGCGCGCACGCCAGCTGATTTGGATTATCCTATCTACATCTTGATTCCAGAAGCACAAGCCCTCAGCAAGCTTATGAATCTTAAGATGACAGAGGATGCCTTTAAGGCTCTCCTACACAAAGGAGGGACCGTTGGGCTCCACTTCATCTTTATGGGTGAGCTTCGTCAGATCGTTAATGGCTATATGGAAGTGGATAAGATTCTGAAGGTTAATGTGCCTGCAGGCTGTATTGGTATTCGTTTCCAAGACCAGAATGTTGTATCCATTAAGAGTAGCTTCACAGAATCGGTTGTTGGAGTGGATGAGTACAACTACTTCACTAGCCGGGATGGTTATCGTATCAAACTTATCAGTGAGTAA
- a CDS encoding T7SS effector LXG polymorphic toxin, which yields MKIKRNELESLKNFLYKQTQAFEADLAEAQSTAQSLASSQALRGDVKTAINHELNYYNLPLLQGYVDYSNLLYTEFDNLISDFESTVGEKSATAVINSEALTSLKQSVDGLHSSIVRDMDATNKYYTEISDLILLKAPSKDKLDRAIEASKQSLSETEKRLAAFNGKQVTSELDAILNNQNKGLTKVSGTVTMASPYRNPEALDIYRNPHFKKAANRYHQKVDSLARAYFQKNHPGVAFDKDKAGIEELQALAREVTKKAEYGEEIPPGLENREDGSSNQNLPSYLSSLFGAFSQEALKSFMTDKAINAFIQSSWEWLTHSPQNMQYGLLGAVSGGGTYTIPVDVNPIYSGFVKGVAKYGVQTLGAAVDFGMQVADGENIGHAAVKTGGHVAIGIGAAKVGAAIGSAFPVVGTVGGAAIGFVAGVAGSMIFDWVYDSVAKPFIDDTISNIQHAADTIGKTVNDVGKNIGDAFTGMMSGLGSVFG from the coding sequence ATGAAAATCAAGCGTAATGAGTTGGAAAGTTTAAAGAATTTTCTCTATAAACAGACCCAAGCTTTCGAGGCTGATTTGGCTGAGGCACAGTCGACTGCGCAGAGTCTTGCCTCCAGCCAAGCGCTGCGTGGTGATGTCAAGACTGCGATTAACCATGAGTTGAATTATTACAACCTTCCCCTTCTTCAGGGCTATGTGGATTATTCTAATCTGCTTTATACTGAGTTTGACAATCTGATTTCTGACTTTGAATCAACAGTCGGTGAGAAAAGCGCAACAGCTGTCATCAACAGTGAGGCCTTAACTAGCTTGAAGCAGAGTGTGGATGGTCTCCATTCCTCCATTGTCCGGGATATGGATGCGACGAATAAATATTATACGGAAATTTCTGACTTGATCTTACTGAAAGCTCCCAGCAAGGATAAGCTAGATCGGGCTATTGAGGCGTCGAAACAGTCGCTTTCCGAGACGGAGAAGCGCCTGGCTGCCTTCAATGGCAAGCAGGTCACAAGTGAGTTAGATGCGATTTTAAACAATCAAAATAAGGGCTTAACGAAGGTGAGTGGGACGGTTACCATGGCCAGCCCTTATCGTAATCCTGAAGCGCTTGATATCTATCGTAATCCTCATTTCAAGAAGGCGGCAAACCGCTATCACCAGAAAGTGGATAGCCTAGCAAGGGCTTACTTCCAGAAGAATCATCCAGGCGTTGCATTTGACAAGGACAAGGCAGGGATTGAGGAATTGCAGGCTCTTGCGAGGGAGGTGACTAAGAAGGCGGAGTATGGAGAGGAAATCCCACCTGGTCTAGAAAATAGAGAGGATGGTTCATCGAATCAAAACTTGCCATCTTATTTATCGTCTTTATTTGGAGCGTTTAGTCAAGAAGCTTTAAAAAGTTTTATGACAGATAAAGCTATAAATGCGTTTATTCAATCTTCTTGGGAATGGTTGACACATAGTCCCCAAAATATGCAATATGGTTTGCTGGGAGCTGTTTCAGGCGGTGGGACTTATACTATTCCAGTTGATGTTAATCCTATATATAGTGGATTTGTTAAAGGAGTTGCTAAATATGGCGTACAGACTCTAGGGGCTGCAGTGGATTTTGGCATGCAAGTTGCAGATGGAGAAAATATTGGTCATGCAGCAGTAAAGACTGGAGGACATGTAGCGATTGGTATTGGCGCTGCTAAAGTTGGGGCAGCTATAGGTAGTGCTTTTCCGGTGGTTGGTACAGTAGGTGGAGCAGCAATAGGTTTTGTTGCAGGAGTTGCAGGATCAATGATTTTTGACTGGGTGTATGATAGTGTTGCAAAACCTTTTATAGATGATACCATTAGTAACATACAGCATGCAGCTGATACAATAGGAAAGACGGTCAATGATGTTGGAAAAAATATCGGCGATGCTTTTACAGGAATGATGAGTGGTTTGGGAAGTGTATTTGGGTGA